The Vibrio pomeroyi genome window below encodes:
- a CDS encoding MSHA biogenesis protein MshF: MLNNLQRSRFVIWTVVILFLVIGLLSAWETVEEEATNTAFIVASKRILEQANLFKQQYLLKGTQRENDSESPKVYSRTGWIMPIQGSERDCNYWLDQLYPQGSVLGLSSPSIEDKSDNIQFHCSYHYSDKYQIDILLERERFSVKANILAL; encoded by the coding sequence ATGCTAAATAACCTACAGCGCTCACGTTTTGTTATTTGGACTGTGGTTATCCTTTTTCTTGTGATTGGATTACTTTCGGCATGGGAAACGGTAGAAGAAGAAGCGACTAATACGGCATTTATCGTGGCGAGTAAACGAATTCTTGAGCAAGCAAATCTGTTCAAACAGCAGTATTTGTTAAAGGGTACTCAGCGAGAAAATGATTCGGAATCACCAAAAGTCTATAGCAGAACAGGGTGGATAATGCCGATTCAGGGCTCTGAGCGAGACTGCAATTATTGGCTGGATCAATTATATCCCCAAGGGAGTGTTTTAGGGCTAAGCTCTCCAAGTATTGAAGATAAAAGTGATAACATACAGTTTCATTGTAGTTATCATTATAGCGATAAATATCAGATAGATATATTACTCGAAAGAGAAAGGTTTAGTGTAAAAGCCAATATTTTGGCTTTGTGA
- a CDS encoding MSHA biogenesis protein MshN has protein sequence MSVINNALSELAKKKSATSIEAAVVPKVKTRSPFVWVAAGFTLSLAMGGWAISQGPAVDSSISTRDVQVSVVDSAEGEPKTVVTPLVSSPTKKLVTLDSTNLSADNTTIVKSTQTQSAKSDSVVASTQVVTKPQVTSKSQNVPKTEITKPIYVASVAKKDSKPLPNDSKASGDSEDSGIMIEQVELTSEQLSVNAQGRAQKALDANDLAGALKGYNEALRYAPRNEDVRQKLAILYFGKGDTRKAYELYQSGIKLNNNSEKLRLGLSKLLVKADQSEAALSPLIHLPPNPTQDYLAMRAALSQKSQQEEIALESYQKLVEIDSDNARWWLGLAIQQERQLDFTAAKQSYQGALVRVGISSQSQSFVRDRLKIINALEESSDAN, from the coding sequence ATGAGCGTCATTAATAACGCCTTGTCTGAATTGGCAAAGAAAAAATCAGCGACTTCCATCGAAGCTGCAGTCGTGCCGAAAGTAAAAACACGCTCTCCTTTCGTTTGGGTTGCTGCGGGTTTTACACTCAGCTTAGCTATGGGCGGTTGGGCGATTTCACAAGGTCCTGCTGTTGATAGTTCAATATCAACTCGGGACGTTCAAGTTTCTGTTGTTGATAGCGCTGAAGGTGAGCCGAAAACGGTAGTGACTCCACTTGTATCGTCACCAACTAAGAAGCTAGTGACGCTAGATTCTACGAACCTTTCTGCTGACAACACGACGATTGTTAAAAGCACTCAAACTCAGTCTGCTAAGTCCGATTCAGTTGTTGCATCGACTCAGGTAGTGACAAAGCCGCAAGTAACCTCTAAGTCTCAAAACGTACCTAAAACTGAAATCACAAAGCCAATCTATGTTGCTAGTGTGGCTAAAAAAGATTCTAAGCCACTCCCTAATGATTCCAAAGCGTCTGGAGATTCAGAAGATAGCGGAATAATGATTGAGCAGGTGGAGTTAACGTCTGAACAACTCTCTGTTAATGCCCAAGGTCGAGCTCAGAAAGCGCTTGATGCGAACGATCTTGCTGGTGCGTTGAAAGGTTATAACGAAGCGCTTCGCTATGCCCCAAGAAATGAAGATGTTCGTCAGAAGCTCGCGATTCTCTATTTTGGTAAGGGTGATACGCGTAAAGCCTACGAACTTTATCAGTCTGGTATCAAACTCAACAACAACAGCGAAAAATTGCGCTTAGGTCTATCAAAACTGCTGGTTAAAGCAGACCAATCTGAAGCGGCTTTGAGTCCATTAATACATTTACCACCGAATCCAACTCAAGACTATTTGGCGATGCGTGCCGCGCTGAGCCAAAAGTCACAGCAAGAAGAGATTGCATTAGAGAGTTATCAAAAACTGGTTGAGATTGATTCGGATAATGCTCGCTGGTGGCTAGGTTTGGCTATCCAACAAGAGCGACAGCTTGATTTTACGGCGGCAAAACAATCTTACCAAGGTGCGCTAGTCAGAGTTGGCATCTCATCTCAATCGCAAAGCTTTGTACGAGATCGATTAAAAATAATCAATGCTTTAGAGGAGAGTAGCGATGCAAATTAG
- a CDS encoding GspE/PulE family protein has translation MQIRLRKRLGDLLVEEGIITEAQVEQALASQKSTGRKLGDALIELGFLSEQQMLSFLSQQLAIPLIDLSRAVVDVEAVQLLPEVHARRLRALVIGRQGDTLRVAMSDPADLFAQESLLGQLGDYALEFVVAPERQLVDGFDRYYRRTKEIASFAEQLHAEHQVNEAFDFDIAEEDSDEVTVVKLINSLFEDAIQVGASDIHIEPDSNVLRLRQRIDGVLHETLLNEVNIASALVLRLKLMANLDISEKRLPQDGRFNIRAKGQSVDIRMSTMPVQHGESVVMRLLNQSAGLRKLESSGIPSDLLVRLRQQLRRPHGMILVTGPTGSGKTTTLYGALSELNEPGKKIITAEDPVEYRLPRVNQVQVNPKINLDFSTILRTFLRQDPDIILIGEMRDHETVEIGLRAALTGHLVLSTLHTNDAVDSALRMMDMGAPGYLVASAVRAVVAQRLVRKVCNDCKVEDELDEPRKQWLSVRFPNQVGVPFMKGRGCQNCNLTGYRGRIGVFEMLELEQNMMDALRANDAVGFAQTARQSENYKPLLASAMELALQGVVSLDEIMHLGEGDASGATDPIYL, from the coding sequence ATGCAAATTAGATTAAGAAAAAGGCTTGGTGATTTGCTCGTTGAAGAGGGCATTATTACCGAGGCTCAAGTGGAACAAGCACTTGCCTCTCAAAAAAGCACTGGTCGTAAGCTAGGTGATGCACTGATTGAACTTGGCTTCCTGTCGGAACAACAGATGCTGAGCTTCTTATCTCAGCAGTTAGCCATTCCTCTTATCGATTTAAGCCGCGCTGTTGTCGATGTCGAAGCGGTTCAGCTTTTACCTGAAGTGCATGCGCGTCGTCTTCGTGCTTTGGTTATCGGACGCCAAGGCGATACTTTACGTGTTGCTATGAGTGATCCAGCCGATCTGTTTGCACAGGAATCTTTACTTGGCCAATTAGGCGATTACGCACTCGAATTCGTTGTTGCTCCAGAAAGGCAGTTAGTTGATGGTTTTGACCGTTACTACCGAAGAACCAAAGAGATTGCCTCATTTGCAGAGCAGCTTCATGCCGAGCACCAAGTTAATGAAGCCTTCGATTTTGATATTGCCGAAGAAGACAGCGACGAAGTTACGGTTGTTAAGCTGATTAACTCACTGTTTGAAGATGCGATTCAAGTTGGCGCTTCTGATATTCACATCGAGCCAGACTCAAATGTACTGCGCCTTCGTCAGCGTATTGATGGTGTGTTGCATGAAACCTTGTTAAACGAAGTCAATATCGCTTCTGCTCTGGTACTGCGCTTAAAGCTGATGGCAAATCTCGATATCTCAGAGAAACGTCTTCCTCAAGATGGTCGTTTCAATATCCGAGCGAAGGGCCAATCTGTCGATATTCGTATGTCGACTATGCCAGTACAGCACGGCGAGTCTGTGGTGATGCGTCTACTTAACCAATCTGCTGGGTTACGTAAATTGGAGTCGTCGGGTATCCCGAGCGATCTTCTGGTTCGCCTCCGCCAGCAGTTACGTCGTCCGCACGGAATGATCTTGGTTACTGGCCCTACTGGTTCGGGTAAAACAACCACCTTGTACGGTGCGTTAAGTGAATTGAACGAACCGGGTAAAAAGATCATTACTGCGGAAGATCCGGTGGAATACCGCCTTCCTCGTGTTAACCAAGTCCAAGTTAACCCTAAGATTAATCTCGATTTCTCTACGATCTTGAGAACTTTTCTGCGTCAGGATCCCGATATCATTCTTATTGGTGAGATGCGTGACCACGAAACCGTAGAGATAGGTCTGAGAGCAGCACTGACGGGTCACTTAGTATTAAGTACGCTGCATACCAATGATGCAGTAGACAGTGCACTGCGTATGATGGATATGGGCGCTCCGGGCTATCTAGTGGCAAGTGCCGTTCGAGCCGTGGTCGCTCAGCGATTGGTTCGTAAAGTGTGTAACGACTGTAAGGTTGAAGATGAGCTAGATGAACCTCGCAAGCAATGGTTGAGCGTTCGCTTCCCAAATCAGGTAGGCGTGCCATTTATGAAAGGACGTGGCTGCCAGAACTGTAACCTAACGGGTTATCGTGGGCGTATTGGTGTCTTCGAGATGTTGGAGCTAGAGCAAAACATGATGGATGCACTTAGAGCCAATGATGCCGTTGGTTTTGCTCAAACGGCGAGACAGTCTGAAAACTACAAACCTCTCTTGGCTTCTGCGATGGAATTGGCTTTGCAAGGTGTCGTGAGTCTCGACGAGATAATGCACCTTGGTGAAGGCGATGCGTCCGGTGCAACCGACCCAATTTATCTGTAG
- a CDS encoding type II secretion system protein: protein MKRQGGFTLIELVVVIVILGILAVTAAPRFLNLQDDARNASLQGLKGAVDGAAGIVYGKSAIEGEESVSSGAAVEGIATAFGYPTATSAGIVAAVTGLGTDWTQVTGTVSGASADSISFGFNATDVTCVVTYNQATGTTADTAATTFVTIGDGCNSSN from the coding sequence ATGAAAAGACAAGGCGGTTTCACCCTAATCGAACTAGTGGTTGTAATTGTTATTCTAGGTATTCTTGCTGTAACTGCGGCACCGCGTTTCCTAAACCTTCAAGATGATGCTCGAAATGCATCACTTCAAGGTTTGAAAGGTGCGGTTGATGGCGCAGCTGGCATTGTTTACGGTAAGTCAGCTATTGAAGGCGAAGAGTCTGTATCATCTGGGGCGGCTGTTGAAGGCATTGCTACCGCATTTGGCTACCCAACAGCAACGTCTGCAGGTATTGTTGCAGCTGTAACTGGCTTAGGCACAGACTGGACACAGGTTACTGGTACGGTTTCAGGTGCATCAGCAGATAGTATTAGTTTTGGGTTTAATGCTACAGATGTAACGTGTGTGGTAACTTATAACCAAGCAACTGGTACAACCGCAGATACAGCAGCAACAACATTTGTTACTATTGGTGATGGTTGTAACTCAAGCAACTAA
- a CDS encoding type II secretion system F family protein, whose product MPTYRYVGRSSDGSQVTGQLDANNEDLAAESLMSKGIIPTSIKLGKSGGSVLDMDVSSLFTPNVPLEVLVLFCRQLYSLTKAGVPLLRSMKGLTQNCENKQLKAALEEVVAELTNGRGLAASMQMHPKVFSPLFVSMIGVGENTGRLDQALLQLAGYYEQEVETRKRIKTAMRYPTFVISFILIAMFILNIKVIPQFSSMFARFGVDLPLPTRILIGMSEFFVNYWGLMLGVIFGLIFAFKAWVKTDKGLEKWDRLRLKMPVIGGVVNRALLSRFSRTFALMLKAGVPLNQSLALSAEALDNRFLELRVQAMKSAIEAGSTVSSTAINSEIFTPLVIQMISVGEETGRIDELLLEVADFYDREVDYDLKTLTARIEPILLTIVAGMVLILALGIFLPMWGMLDAIKG is encoded by the coding sequence ATGCCAACTTATCGTTATGTAGGTCGCAGCTCCGATGGCAGTCAAGTTACTGGCCAGTTGGATGCGAATAACGAAGATCTCGCCGCTGAAAGCTTGATGAGTAAGGGGATCATTCCAACCTCAATCAAGCTGGGGAAAAGTGGCGGGTCTGTATTGGATATGGACGTATCTAGCCTATTTACGCCCAATGTCCCTCTTGAGGTGTTGGTTCTGTTTTGTCGACAGTTATACAGTCTAACCAAAGCGGGCGTGCCACTATTAAGGTCGATGAAAGGCCTCACTCAAAATTGCGAAAATAAACAGCTGAAAGCCGCACTTGAAGAAGTGGTTGCTGAACTCACCAATGGTCGTGGATTAGCAGCATCGATGCAGATGCACCCTAAGGTATTCAGTCCATTGTTTGTATCGATGATTGGTGTTGGTGAAAACACGGGTCGTCTAGATCAGGCTCTGCTGCAGTTGGCTGGATACTATGAGCAGGAAGTTGAGACTCGTAAGCGAATCAAGACCGCGATGCGTTACCCAACCTTCGTGATCAGCTTTATTTTGATTGCGATGTTCATTCTTAACATCAAGGTTATTCCACAGTTCTCGAGCATGTTCGCACGTTTCGGTGTCGACCTGCCTCTGCCGACTCGTATCTTGATTGGTATGTCGGAGTTCTTTGTTAATTACTGGGGCTTAATGCTCGGAGTGATCTTTGGTCTTATCTTTGCTTTTAAAGCCTGGGTGAAGACAGACAAAGGATTAGAGAAGTGGGACAGATTACGTTTGAAGATGCCAGTGATCGGTGGCGTTGTAAATCGAGCGCTGTTGTCACGTTTTTCACGTACCTTTGCCCTGATGCTAAAAGCGGGCGTACCACTTAACCAATCATTAGCGTTATCGGCTGAGGCTTTGGATAACCGTTTTCTAGAGCTTCGAGTTCAAGCGATGAAATCGGCGATAGAAGCGGGTAGTACGGTGTCATCTACTGCTATCAACAGCGAAATTTTCACGCCACTAGTGATACAAATGATTTCCGTCGGTGAAGAGACGGGTCGTATTGATGAGTTGCTGCTTGAGGTAGCTGATTTTTATGATCGAGAAGTCGATTACGATTTAAAGACTTTGACCGCCAGAATTGAACCAATCTTGTTGACCATAGTTGCGGGTATGGTGCTGATTTTAGCTCTGGGTATTTTCTTACCGATGTGGGGAATGCTCGATGCAATCAAAGGTTAA
- a CDS encoding AAA family ATPase, with the protein MYQAHFGFEQLPFTLTPNTDFFYGLAPHFEAIQTVISALEMGEGVIKVTGEVGTGKTMVCRMLVNHLKDCTALIYLPNPVLSGADLRHAVAKELDLTIDNEATLVDNIQHKLIDLHNSGLRVVAILDEAQALSDEALETLRLFGNLETEDKKLLQIVLLGQPELDARLEAYHLRQFRQRITFSSTLRPLTLDETVAYIDNRITKSGGNSELFSLNQKKAICRSSLGIPRLINQLCHKALLLSFSEDKKSIDNQHLFSAMHETYDVCKPKFKTPILWGWN; encoded by the coding sequence ATGTATCAAGCTCACTTTGGTTTTGAACAACTGCCATTTACGTTAACGCCGAATACTGATTTCTTTTATGGTTTGGCACCTCATTTTGAGGCGATTCAAACGGTCATCTCGGCGTTAGAGATGGGAGAGGGCGTGATTAAAGTTACTGGTGAAGTCGGCACGGGAAAAACCATGGTTTGTCGGATGCTGGTTAATCATTTAAAGGATTGTACGGCGTTAATCTATTTGCCAAATCCTGTGTTGTCTGGCGCTGATTTACGTCACGCTGTCGCTAAAGAACTTGATTTGACCATCGATAATGAAGCCACTTTAGTCGATAACATTCAGCATAAGTTGATTGATTTACACAACTCGGGTTTGAGAGTGGTCGCTATACTGGATGAGGCGCAAGCTCTATCCGATGAGGCTCTTGAAACCTTAAGGCTGTTCGGCAACCTTGAAACAGAAGATAAGAAATTACTTCAGATAGTGTTACTTGGGCAGCCTGAATTGGACGCTCGATTAGAGGCTTACCACTTAAGACAATTTCGTCAAAGAATCACATTCAGTTCGACACTGAGGCCGCTGACTCTCGATGAGACGGTAGCTTACATTGATAATCGAATTACTAAGTCTGGTGGCAATTCTGAACTGTTCAGTTTGAATCAAAAAAAGGCGATTTGCCGTTCTTCATTGGGTATTCCAAGGTTGATAAACCAGTTGTGTCATAAGGCTCTGTTGCTCTCGTTCAGTGAAGATAAGAAAAGTATCGATAATCAGCATCTGTTCTCCGCCATGCACGAAACTTACGATGTGTGTAAGCCTAAATTTAAAACGCCAATACTGTGGGGTTGGAATTAA
- a CDS encoding prepilin-type N-terminal cleavage/methylation domain-containing protein, protein MLKNQKGFSLVELVIVIVVVGLLAVAALPRFLDVTDEAKKSSIEGVAGGFATAVLSARAQWEAEARPSEKIGVETYNTVKYDGVDFWLTRSKNSSNVDTDFRDGYPWTLNNNSGTAPQDISDKTCSELMENLLQNPPKVGEVSVVASDSNYKYSAQANSGDATCTYVQLEGSTEHEFVYEIKTGRVTVTLQ, encoded by the coding sequence ATGCTTAAGAATCAAAAGGGTTTCTCCCTTGTCGAATTAGTCATAGTGATCGTGGTCGTTGGTTTATTGGCGGTAGCTGCTTTACCTCGCTTTCTCGATGTGACAGATGAAGCCAAGAAATCAAGCATAGAAGGCGTTGCTGGTGGCTTTGCAACCGCAGTATTGTCGGCTAGAGCACAATGGGAAGCAGAAGCTAGACCATCAGAGAAGATAGGTGTTGAAACATACAATACTGTAAAATATGATGGTGTTGATTTTTGGTTAACAAGATCAAAGAACAGTAGCAACGTCGATACCGACTTTCGAGATGGCTACCCTTGGACTCTGAACAACAATTCTGGCACCGCGCCACAAGATATTTCAGATAAAACATGTTCTGAACTGATGGAAAACTTGCTGCAGAATCCACCTAAAGTTGGTGAGGTTTCAGTTGTTGCTAGTGACTCAAATTACAAATATTCAGCGCAAGCGAATTCTGGTGATGCAACGTGTACTTACGTTCAATTAGAAGGTAGTACTGAGCACGAATTTGTTTACGAAATTAAAACTGGTCGTGTGACCGTAACTTTGCAGTAA